The following coding sequences lie in one Burkholderia cepacia genomic window:
- the moaA gene encoding GTP 3',8-cyclase MoaA has translation MSPRIIPLADVSGMPDVSGVAHAPDGTLADTFARPLRDLRISVTDRCNFRCVYCMPRAVFDKDYPFLPHSALLTHEEIERVARLFVAHGVEKIRITGGEPLLRKNLEFLIERLARLTTHAGRPLDLTLTTNGSLLARKARALKDAGLTRVTVSLDALDDALFKRMNDAEFASADVLDGIFAAQAVGLAPVKVNMVVKRGTNDSEILPMAERFRGTGVVLRFIEYMDVGTSNGWNMTEVLPSADVVARIAEHFPLVPLEPHTAAETAQRWGYADGSGEIGVISSVTQAFCGDCTRARLSTEGKLYLCLFASTGHDLRALVRGGATDAEIATAIARIWQARTDRYSQLRGSASAEAMPDGTGKRVEMSYIGG, from the coding sequence ATGTCCCCACGCATCATTCCTCTCGCCGACGTCAGCGGGATGCCGGACGTCTCCGGCGTCGCGCATGCCCCTGACGGCACGCTGGCCGACACGTTCGCCAGGCCGCTACGCGACCTGCGCATTTCGGTGACGGATCGCTGCAACTTCCGTTGCGTGTACTGCATGCCGCGCGCGGTCTTCGACAAGGACTACCCGTTCCTGCCGCACAGCGCGCTGCTCACGCACGAGGAAATCGAGCGCGTGGCGCGACTCTTTGTCGCACATGGCGTCGAGAAGATCCGCATCACCGGCGGCGAGCCACTGCTGCGCAAGAATCTCGAATTCCTGATCGAGCGCCTCGCACGCCTGACGACGCACGCCGGCCGCCCGCTCGACCTGACGCTGACGACCAACGGCTCGCTGCTTGCGCGCAAGGCGCGCGCGCTGAAGGACGCCGGGCTCACGCGTGTGACGGTCAGCCTCGATGCGCTCGACGATGCACTGTTCAAGCGCATGAACGATGCCGAGTTCGCGAGCGCCGACGTGCTCGACGGCATCTTCGCCGCGCAGGCCGTGGGCCTCGCGCCGGTCAAGGTCAACATGGTCGTGAAGCGCGGCACCAACGACAGCGAGATCCTGCCGATGGCCGAGCGTTTCCGCGGCACCGGCGTGGTCCTGCGCTTCATCGAATACATGGACGTCGGCACGTCGAACGGCTGGAACATGACCGAGGTGCTGCCGTCTGCCGACGTCGTCGCGCGGATCGCCGAACATTTCCCGCTCGTGCCGCTCGAGCCGCACACGGCGGCCGAGACCGCGCAACGCTGGGGCTATGCGGACGGCAGCGGCGAGATCGGTGTGATCTCGAGCGTCACGCAGGCGTTCTGCGGCGACTGTACGCGCGCGCGGCTGTCGACCGAAGGCAAGCTGTACCTGTGCCTGTTCGCGTCGACGGGCCACGACCTGCGCGCGCTCGTGCGCGGCGGTGCGACCGACGCCGAGATCGCGACCGCGATTGCCCGCATCTGGCAGGCCCGCACCGACCGCTATTCGCAGCTGCGTGGCAGCGCGTCGGCCGAAGCCATGCCCGACGGCACCGGCAAGCGTGTCGAAATGTCGTATATCGGCGGCTGA